In one Nicotiana sylvestris chromosome 8, ASM39365v2, whole genome shotgun sequence genomic region, the following are encoded:
- the LOC138876262 gene encoding uncharacterized protein, which yields MVEGSRQWHEKLSFALLGYRTIVRTLVGATPYLLVYGTEAIIPAEIEIPSVRIVAEAEIDDVEWVKTRLEQLSLIDEKRLEAVCHGQLYQQRMERAYNKKVRPQKFEVDQLVLRRILPHQAEAKGKFAPN from the coding sequence atggtggaaggttctaggcagtggcatgaaaagctgtcgtttgcgttgctgggttatcgcactattgtccGCACTTTAGTAGGGgctactccttatttgttggtgtatggcacggaggcaataatacccgcagaaattgaaatcccatccgtTCGAATTGTTGccgaggcagaaattgatgatgttgaatgggtcaaaacccgcttggagcagtTAAGTctaattgatgaaaagagattggaggcagtatgtcatggccaattgtaccaacagagaatggaaagagcatataacaagaaggtgcgacCACAAAAGTTCGAAGTGGATCaactagtgttgagacgtatcttgcctcatcaggctgaagcaaaaggaaagttcgccccaaactga